The following coding sequences lie in one Arthrobacter sp. SLBN-122 genomic window:
- a CDS encoding ATP-dependent 6-phosphofructokinase yields MKIGILTSGGDCPGLNAVIRGAVLKGIAVHGQEFVGFRDGWRGVVEGDIIDIPRTMVRGIAKQGGTILGTSRTNPFENGGGPEAIKAHMDRLGIDAIIAIGGEGTLAAAKRLTDAGLKIVGVPKTVDNDLDATDYTFGFDTAVQIATEAIDRLRTTGESHHRCMIAEVMGRHVGWIALHAGMAAGAHAILIPEQKVSIEQITEWVNEAHARGRAPLVVVAEGFVPEHMESPHSERGLDTFGRPRLGGIADQLAPELEARTGIETRATILGHIQRGGVPSAFDRVLATRLGMAAIDSVVEGYWGTMVALKGTDIRHVAFEEALGQLKTVPQNRYDEAAVLFG; encoded by the coding sequence ATGAAAATTGGAATCCTCACCAGCGGTGGCGACTGCCCCGGATTGAACGCCGTGATCCGCGGCGCCGTGCTGAAAGGCATTGCCGTCCATGGCCAGGAATTCGTCGGATTCCGTGACGGCTGGCGCGGCGTGGTAGAGGGCGACATCATCGACATCCCCCGCACCATGGTGCGCGGCATCGCCAAGCAGGGCGGCACCATCCTGGGCACCTCCCGCACCAATCCCTTCGAAAACGGCGGCGGCCCCGAGGCCATCAAGGCCCACATGGACCGGCTGGGCATCGACGCCATCATCGCGATCGGCGGTGAGGGAACACTGGCAGCCGCCAAGCGCCTGACAGACGCCGGACTCAAGATCGTGGGTGTCCCCAAGACCGTTGATAACGACCTTGACGCCACGGACTACACCTTCGGGTTCGACACCGCCGTGCAGATTGCCACCGAAGCGATCGACCGGCTCCGGACCACCGGCGAATCCCACCACCGCTGCATGATTGCCGAAGTGATGGGCCGGCACGTGGGCTGGATCGCCCTGCACGCCGGCATGGCCGCAGGCGCGCACGCCATCCTCATCCCGGAGCAGAAGGTCAGCATCGAGCAGATCACCGAATGGGTCAACGAGGCCCACGCCCGTGGCCGCGCACCCCTGGTGGTGGTGGCTGAAGGCTTCGTTCCCGAGCACATGGAAAGCCCCCACTCAGAGCGTGGCCTGGACACCTTCGGCCGCCCGCGCCTGGGCGGCATCGCCGACCAGCTCGCCCCGGAACTGGAGGCCCGGACCGGCATCGAAACCCGCGCCACCATCCTGGGCCACATCCAGCGCGGCGGCGTCCCCTCGGCCTTCGACCGGGTCCTCGCCACCCGGTTGGGCATGGCCGCCATCGACTCCGTGGTGGAGGGCTACTGGGGCACCATGGTGGCATTGAAGGGCACCGACATCCGGCACGTCGCCTTCGAGGAGGCCCTGGGCCAGCTGAAGACCGTCCCGCAGAACCGCTACGACGAAGCCGCGGTCCTGTTCGGCTAA
- a CDS encoding ankyrin repeat domain-containing protein has product MTEHTGTTPAGLGMQATEGHDDDALALAQRLFQAAREGNDGLLGAYLDAGVPATLTNSAGDSLLMLAAYHGHAGTVGLLLQHGADPNTANDRGQTPLAGAAFKGYPDVARVLLGAGADPDAGAPSARAAAQMFARTEILDLLG; this is encoded by the coding sequence ATGACCGAACACACCGGGACCACGCCTGCAGGCCTTGGGATGCAGGCAACGGAAGGGCACGACGACGACGCGCTGGCTTTGGCGCAGAGGCTTTTCCAGGCGGCGCGGGAAGGAAACGACGGGCTGCTGGGTGCCTACCTGGACGCCGGGGTTCCCGCCACCCTGACCAACTCCGCCGGTGACTCCCTGCTCATGCTGGCCGCCTACCACGGCCACGCCGGCACCGTTGGGCTGCTCCTGCAGCACGGCGCCGACCCCAACACCGCCAACGACCGGGGCCAGACCCCGCTCGCCGGCGCGGCATTCAAGGGCTACCCGGACGTGGCCCGCGTCCTGCTGGGCGCCGGCGCGGATCCGGACGCCGGTGCGCCATCGGCACGCGCCGCAGCCCAAATGTTCGCCCGCACGGAGATCCTGGACCTGCTGGGCTAG
- a CDS encoding PspC domain-containing protein, with protein sequence MNSQTPSPDDEHPSGTFPGSDSERPTEPLPSPSAAPSDPASGPDSGSSANPGTGSSTGPAAGPGAGPGIGPADPTQGYAFPSSSAAPTPSTDFFGWIRSNGIYRGNDRWIGGVCSGIAHRLNVDPIIIRGVFIVLTLLAGIGVFLYGLAWAFLPEPDGRIHVQEAGAGRWSSGMTGSLIATVLGLTGLGGGFWGWSHNGLGGLLWTIFWVGGAIYLVYYLSQRNKAHPTMAGHTSTAPGTAHPAGRPGVNYTSGEYTSSFSAGTSAGMGTGTAPGSGRGFPAAPRYSGGATSGTGTGTYGHGAAGVPVPGGPGAGGPGAGGPGSGIPGGSSYPAPWVPPRPQKPRPAGPGAPAVAIATGSALLVGGGLKALDAANIIDLGGSANAIVWASAAAVLGLGILLAGFRGRTSGVLSLFAVIALVTGGIYNTLDDGRMRFQQVDWNPASIEEARGGIDITAGRGTVDLTDLAPTAPLTSDVVVPLDITASNVTVVIPQNVPVDIKADMTMGNLNEATGQRGGTTTRESSYNADKPGNHLVVRIDGTFSNVTIQEGN encoded by the coding sequence ATGAACTCGCAGACTCCCTCCCCTGACGACGAACACCCTTCCGGGACCTTCCCCGGTTCCGACAGCGAGCGGCCAACAGAGCCGCTGCCGTCCCCCTCCGCAGCGCCTTCGGACCCAGCGTCCGGTCCAGACAGTGGCTCCAGCGCGAACCCGGGCACAGGTTCCAGCACGGGCCCTGCGGCCGGCCCGGGCGCTGGTCCGGGCATTGGTCCCGCTGACCCAACCCAGGGTTACGCATTCCCGAGCAGCTCCGCCGCCCCAACTCCTTCCACCGACTTCTTCGGCTGGATCCGCAGCAACGGCATCTACCGGGGCAATGACAGGTGGATCGGTGGCGTCTGCAGCGGGATCGCCCACCGGCTGAACGTGGACCCGATCATCATCCGCGGCGTCTTCATTGTCCTGACCCTCCTGGCCGGCATCGGCGTGTTCCTGTACGGCCTGGCATGGGCCTTCCTCCCGGAACCGGACGGGCGGATCCACGTCCAGGAAGCCGGCGCCGGGCGCTGGTCCAGCGGCATGACGGGCTCCCTGATCGCCACCGTCCTGGGGCTCACCGGGCTGGGCGGCGGCTTCTGGGGCTGGAGCCATAACGGCCTGGGCGGGCTGCTCTGGACCATCTTCTGGGTGGGCGGCGCGATCTACCTGGTCTACTACCTCTCCCAGCGCAATAAGGCCCACCCCACCATGGCCGGCCACACGTCCACGGCTCCCGGCACGGCCCACCCGGCGGGACGCCCAGGTGTGAATTACACCTCCGGGGAATACACCTCATCATTCTCTGCAGGCACCTCCGCAGGCATGGGCACAGGCACCGCCCCAGGGTCCGGCCGGGGCTTCCCCGCGGCACCCCGCTACAGCGGCGGCGCCACCAGCGGAACCGGTACCGGAACCTACGGCCACGGTGCTGCCGGCGTTCCTGTCCCCGGCGGACCTGGCGCAGGCGGGCCTGGCGCTGGCGGGCCCGGCAGCGGAATCCCCGGTGGCAGCAGCTACCCCGCACCGTGGGTGCCGCCGCGGCCGCAAAAGCCCCGCCCCGCCGGTCCCGGCGCCCCAGCCGTCGCCATCGCAACCGGCTCTGCCCTGCTGGTGGGCGGCGGCCTCAAGGCGCTCGACGCGGCGAACATCATCGACCTGGGCGGCTCCGCCAACGCCATTGTGTGGGCCAGTGCGGCAGCCGTCCTGGGACTGGGCATCCTGCTGGCGGGCTTCCGCGGCCGCACCTCCGGCGTCCTGAGCCTCTTTGCCGTGATCGCACTGGTAACCGGCGGCATCTACAACACGCTGGACGACGGCCGGATGCGTTTCCAGCAGGTGGACTGGAACCCGGCCAGCATCGAGGAGGCACGCGGCGGCATCGACATCACCGCCGGACGGGGAACCGTGGACCTCACGGACCTCGCCCCAACCGCCCCGCTGACCTCCGACGTCGTGGTTCCCCTGGACATCACCGCCAGCAACGTCACCGTCGTGATCCCGCAGAACGTGCCCGTCGACATCAAGGCGGACATGACCATGGGAAACCTTAACGAGGCAACCGGCCAGCGCGGCGGCACCACCACCCGCGAAAGCAGCTACAACGCGGACAAGCCCGGCAACCACCTGGTGGTGCGGATTGACGGCACATTCAGCAACGTCACAATCCAGGAAGGCAACTGA
- a CDS encoding FABP family protein, producing MPIEIPTDLTPELVPLSWLIGEWEGRGRLGSGDEDSEHFLQHVSFTHNGLPYLQYRAESWLTDDEGTRLRPLTVETGFWALERKQLDADGGPGLVPADIVPVLKSADEVEALRNKDGGFDISVSIAHPGGITELYYGQIKGPQIQLSTDMVMRGSHSKEYSAATRIFGLVDGNLLWRWDVATGGESGSGLEAHASAYLHRVS from the coding sequence ATGCCCATTGAGATTCCTACAGATCTGACCCCTGAACTCGTCCCCCTTTCATGGCTCATTGGTGAGTGGGAGGGCCGCGGCCGGCTGGGCAGCGGCGACGAGGACTCGGAACACTTCCTGCAGCACGTCTCCTTCACGCACAACGGCCTGCCGTACCTCCAGTACCGGGCCGAAAGCTGGCTGACCGACGACGAGGGCACGCGCCTGCGGCCGCTCACCGTTGAGACCGGCTTCTGGGCGCTGGAGCGCAAGCAGCTGGATGCCGACGGCGGCCCCGGCCTGGTGCCGGCGGACATCGTCCCGGTGCTGAAGAGCGCCGACGAGGTGGAGGCGCTGCGCAACAAGGACGGCGGCTTCGACATCTCGGTGTCCATCGCCCACCCCGGCGGTATCACGGAGCTGTACTACGGCCAGATCAAGGGCCCGCAGATCCAGCTGAGCACCGACATGGTGATGCGCGGCAGCCACTCCAAGGAGTACAGCGCAGCCACCCGGATCTTCGGCCTGGTGGACGGCAACCTGTTGTGGCGGTGGGACGTGGCAACAGGGGGAGAGAGCGGCAGCGGCCTCGAAGCCCACGCCTCCGCGTACCTGCACAGAGTCTCCTGA
- a CDS encoding permease translates to MTAELQAPVRSLGSWTIGVIGIAGLIAIIAGLYASPVALVAVGIVIAAAVGIGWPHFLRIPAKKTLAAVIALPGAGAAVAAGLTPAPGYLDWTPAFVALGMMAVFVVQLVRGTGQAQRLESTLGCCAGVLLSCLGAGWIAGARFNGVREMLLVAAVSAAVALLAGLIRWPDSIIAPLGIVLAGLAGPLAGLVLSDIAVLPAAVFGVVVGAVLASFRRLATLRGAPLNFPAALSMGLAPVSAVGSLAYFIDKLLIY, encoded by the coding sequence ATGACGGCGGAACTGCAGGCACCCGTGCGTTCGCTTGGTTCCTGGACCATCGGCGTCATCGGGATCGCGGGCCTTATCGCCATCATCGCCGGACTCTATGCCTCGCCTGTTGCGCTCGTCGCCGTCGGCATCGTCATTGCCGCGGCAGTGGGCATCGGGTGGCCGCACTTCCTGCGCATCCCCGCCAAGAAGACCCTCGCCGCCGTCATTGCCCTTCCGGGTGCGGGCGCTGCGGTGGCCGCAGGCCTGACACCGGCTCCGGGCTACCTGGACTGGACGCCGGCATTCGTGGCGCTGGGAATGATGGCGGTCTTCGTGGTGCAGCTGGTCCGCGGCACGGGCCAGGCCCAGCGGCTGGAGTCCACGCTCGGCTGCTGCGCCGGCGTCCTCCTGTCCTGCCTTGGAGCGGGCTGGATTGCCGGTGCCCGGTTCAACGGCGTCCGCGAGATGCTGCTGGTTGCGGCCGTCAGCGCAGCCGTTGCCCTGCTCGCCGGCCTCATCCGCTGGCCGGACAGCATCATTGCGCCGCTGGGCATTGTCCTCGCCGGCCTGGCCGGGCCGCTGGCCGGGCTGGTCCTGTCGGACATCGCCGTCCTGCCCGCCGCCGTCTTCGGGGTGGTGGTGGGCGCGGTCCTGGCAAGCTTCCGCAGGCTGGCCACGCTCCGCGGCGCACCCCTGAATTTTCCTGCCGCGCTGAGCATGGGCCTTGCCCCGGTTTCTGCGGTGGGATCCCTCGCCTACTTCATAGACAAACTACTCATCTACTAA
- a CDS encoding GNAT family N-acetyltransferase has protein sequence MTLDPGSAAIIQLAWARRLGLDDDAFGDALASGERIVRADESARTVEFVRLFGSSALVAPQNVIDAATHIPDEEMAQHVTLLKLTRDQGGHGLGAAALFFADDLPLQQPSEELTVSHGNPEAIELEGRCPPDDVNEVGLSDLENRYTIVHEADGRRVPLACGAYGEWEGLLANMGVLVDPEWRRRGLGSLAGSIAAHEALAAGLTLQWRADVSNTGCLALARQLGLSAGGIQTSVHLR, from the coding sequence ATGACACTCGATCCCGGCTCAGCGGCCATCATCCAGCTGGCGTGGGCGCGCCGGCTGGGCCTTGACGACGACGCCTTCGGTGACGCCCTGGCGTCGGGCGAACGGATTGTCCGCGCTGACGAGTCGGCCCGCACGGTCGAATTCGTCCGGCTGTTCGGAAGTTCCGCACTGGTGGCCCCCCAGAACGTCATCGACGCAGCAACACACATCCCTGACGAGGAGATGGCCCAGCACGTGACGCTGCTGAAGCTGACCAGGGACCAGGGCGGCCACGGACTCGGTGCCGCCGCCCTGTTCTTCGCCGACGACCTGCCGCTTCAGCAGCCCTCCGAGGAGCTGACGGTCTCACACGGGAACCCTGAGGCCATCGAGCTGGAGGGCCGCTGCCCGCCGGATGACGTCAACGAGGTGGGGCTCTCCGACCTCGAAAACCGGTACACCATCGTGCACGAAGCGGACGGCAGGCGGGTGCCCCTGGCCTGCGGCGCCTACGGGGAATGGGAGGGCCTGCTGGCGAACATGGGGGTGCTGGTGGATCCTGAATGGCGCCGGCGCGGACTGGGCTCGCTGGCGGGCTCGATCGCCGCCCATGAGGCCCTGGCCGCCGGGCTGACGCTGCAGTGGCGGGCGGACGTCAGCAATACCGGCTGCCTGGCCCTGGCCAGGCAGCTTGGCCTCTCAGCCGGCGGAATCCAGACCAGCGTCCACCTTCGCTGA
- the mshD gene encoding mycothiol synthase: protein MTPAHPQKWPVHVVRGGVDQQLLKDCRDLLAAAEESDGNPSISEQSVVTMRAGDSAEHTLLTLALYAPDEDSDPATGQDLAGFAVVVEEPDGHGILEIAVHPSYRNQGVADRLVGALKEVRGFEGLNAWSHGNHEAAADLAARYGYAPVRELWKMRMTTAGADLPDAGLPDGVAIRAFVPGKDEDAWLAANRKAFAHHPEQGNLTRADLEARMAEDWFDPAGFFLAEDRDGRLLGYHWTKIHPRHGSHPAIGEVYVVGVTPEAQGMGLGKALTIAGIKHLRDSGLNGVMLYVDADNAAAVALYRRLGFTRWDMDVMYGPAAG from the coding sequence ATGACTCCAGCGCATCCGCAGAAGTGGCCCGTCCATGTAGTCCGGGGCGGAGTTGACCAGCAACTCCTCAAGGACTGCCGCGACCTCCTGGCCGCGGCTGAGGAATCGGATGGAAACCCTTCCATTTCCGAGCAGAGCGTGGTGACCATGCGTGCCGGGGATTCCGCGGAGCATACGCTGCTGACGCTGGCCCTCTATGCGCCCGATGAGGACTCAGATCCGGCCACCGGACAGGACCTGGCCGGGTTCGCCGTCGTGGTTGAGGAGCCGGACGGCCACGGCATCCTGGAAATCGCCGTCCACCCCTCCTACCGGAACCAGGGAGTCGCTGACCGGCTGGTCGGCGCACTCAAGGAAGTCCGGGGCTTTGAGGGGCTGAACGCCTGGTCCCATGGCAACCATGAAGCCGCCGCCGACCTTGCGGCGCGCTACGGCTACGCGCCGGTTCGTGAGTTGTGGAAGATGCGGATGACGACGGCGGGCGCGGACCTTCCCGACGCCGGCCTCCCGGACGGGGTTGCCATCCGCGCCTTCGTGCCGGGCAAGGACGAGGACGCCTGGCTGGCCGCCAACAGGAAGGCCTTCGCCCACCACCCGGAACAGGGGAACCTCACCCGCGCCGACCTCGAGGCGCGCATGGCGGAGGACTGGTTCGATCCCGCAGGATTCTTCCTGGCGGAGGACCGGGACGGCCGCCTACTGGGCTACCACTGGACCAAGATCCACCCGCGGCACGGCTCGCACCCGGCGATCGGCGAGGTGTACGTGGTGGGCGTGACCCCGGAAGCCCAGGGCATGGGCCTGGGCAAGGCCCTGACCATTGCCGGCATCAAGCACCTCCGCGACAGCGGGCTGAACGGGGTCATGCTCTATGTGGACGCCGACAATGCCGCCGCTGTCGCCCTATACCGGCGGCTCGGTTTCACCCGCTGGGACATGGACGTGATGTATGGACCGGCGGCAGGGTAG
- a CDS encoding winged helix-turn-helix transcriptional regulator — translation MSHILLLTNSTGSSVDILPALELLNHRVHILPAEPTALLETDPCDIVLLDARKDLVGARSLTQLLKATGLSAPLVLILTEGGMAAVSSAWAVDDIVLDSAGPAEVEARIRLSVARAVPEQEDAPSEIRAAGVIIDEASYTARVNGAPLNLTFKEFELLKYLAQHPGRVFTRQQLLTEVWGYDYYGGTRTVDVHVRRLRAKLGADHENLISTVRNVGYRLTLVRQQEDELTEA, via the coding sequence ATGTCGCACATCCTGTTACTGACCAACAGCACCGGTTCTTCGGTGGACATCCTGCCTGCCCTTGAGTTGCTGAACCACCGGGTCCATATCCTCCCCGCCGAGCCCACGGCCCTCCTTGAGACGGACCCCTGCGACATCGTCCTGCTCGATGCCCGCAAGGACCTGGTGGGCGCCCGTTCGCTCACCCAGCTCTTGAAAGCCACCGGACTCAGCGCTCCGCTGGTCCTGATCCTGACCGAGGGCGGCATGGCTGCTGTGTCCTCGGCGTGGGCCGTTGACGACATTGTCCTCGATTCCGCTGGACCCGCCGAAGTGGAGGCGCGTATCCGGCTCTCCGTTGCCCGGGCCGTGCCCGAGCAGGAAGACGCCCCGAGCGAGATCCGTGCCGCCGGCGTCATCATCGACGAGGCAAGCTACACGGCACGGGTCAACGGCGCGCCGCTGAACCTGACCTTCAAGGAATTCGAGCTCCTGAAATACCTGGCCCAGCACCCCGGCCGGGTGTTCACCCGCCAGCAGCTGCTCACCGAAGTGTGGGGCTACGACTACTATGGCGGCACGCGCACTGTCGACGTCCACGTCCGGCGCCTCCGCGCGAAACTTGGCGCTGACCACGAGAACCTGATCAGCACGGTCAGGAATGTTGGCTACCGCCTCACCCTGGTCCGGCAGCAGGAAGACGAACTCACCGAGGCCTGA
- a CDS encoding DHA2 family efflux MFS transporter permease subunit, translating into MENVAKPWPALWSLVIGFFMILIDTTIVSVANPRIMEGLDADINSVIWVTSAYLLAYAVPLLITGRLGDRFGPKKLYLSGLVVFTLASLWCGFSGDVRILIAARVLQGLGAAMMTPQTMAVITRIFPPDRRGSAMAVWGATAGMATLVGPILGGVLVDGLGWEWIFFINVPIGVVGFILALRNVPALSTHPHKFDIPGVLLSAVGLFLLVFGIQEGETYNWGTITGPISVWGLIIAGIVVLIGFVLWQRFNKGEPLLPLGLFRDRNFSLANIGITTVGFTVTAFSLPLIFYYQLVRGLTPTQSALMMVPMALISGGLAPVVGKLVDRVNPKYITATGLVLMAVALLWNSALMQPDTPILLFLLPSAVLGFANAGIWAPLSTTATRNLPPRQAGAGSGVYNTTRQIGAVLGSAAIAVLIQSRLAAELPSGGPGGSAGEGLAMGGSLPEFLHAGFSTAMGQSILLPAGVILIGAAVALFFAKPQPVQGWGTQGQDRASAKVDAGLDSAG; encoded by the coding sequence GTGGAAAACGTAGCAAAGCCCTGGCCGGCACTGTGGTCACTGGTGATCGGGTTCTTCATGATCCTGATTGACACCACCATCGTGTCCGTGGCCAACCCCCGGATCATGGAGGGCCTGGACGCCGACATCAACTCGGTGATCTGGGTGACCAGCGCCTACCTGCTGGCCTACGCCGTCCCCCTGCTCATCACCGGCAGGCTGGGCGACAGGTTCGGGCCCAAAAAGCTCTACCTCTCCGGCCTGGTGGTCTTCACCCTCGCCTCGCTCTGGTGCGGATTCTCCGGCGACGTCCGGATCCTGATTGCCGCCCGCGTCCTCCAGGGCCTTGGCGCAGCGATGATGACTCCCCAGACCATGGCAGTCATCACCCGGATCTTCCCGCCGGACCGCCGCGGATCAGCCATGGCCGTCTGGGGCGCCACCGCCGGGATGGCAACGCTTGTGGGACCCATCCTGGGGGGCGTCCTGGTGGACGGCCTTGGCTGGGAGTGGATCTTCTTCATCAACGTGCCCATCGGCGTCGTTGGCTTCATCCTTGCGCTGCGCAACGTTCCAGCCCTGAGCACCCACCCGCACAAGTTCGACATTCCGGGAGTCCTGCTGAGCGCCGTCGGGCTCTTCCTGCTGGTGTTCGGGATCCAGGAGGGCGAGACCTACAACTGGGGCACCATCACGGGGCCCATCAGCGTGTGGGGCCTGATCATCGCCGGCATCGTGGTGCTGATCGGCTTCGTCCTGTGGCAGCGGTTCAACAAGGGTGAGCCGCTCCTGCCGCTGGGGCTGTTCCGGGACCGCAACTTCTCCCTGGCCAATATCGGGATCACCACCGTTGGCTTCACCGTGACCGCCTTCAGCCTGCCGCTCATCTTCTACTACCAGCTGGTCCGGGGCCTGACCCCCACGCAGTCCGCCCTGATGATGGTGCCCATGGCCCTGATCTCCGGCGGGCTTGCGCCCGTGGTGGGCAAGCTGGTGGACCGGGTGAACCCGAAATACATCACCGCCACCGGGCTGGTGCTCATGGCGGTGGCGCTGCTGTGGAACTCGGCCCTGATGCAGCCGGATACACCCATCCTGCTGTTCCTGCTGCCCAGCGCGGTCCTGGGCTTCGCCAACGCCGGCATCTGGGCCCCGCTCAGCACAACGGCCACCAGGAACCTGCCGCCGCGCCAGGCAGGGGCCGGTTCGGGCGTCTACAACACCACCCGTCAGATCGGCGCGGTCCTGGGAAGTGCCGCCATCGCCGTGCTGATCCAGTCCCGGCTTGCCGCCGAGCTTCCCTCGGGCGGGCCCGGCGGATCCGCCGGGGAAGGGCTGGCGATGGGCGGCTCGCTGCCGGAGTTCCTCCATGCAGGATTCTCGACGGCGATGGGCCAGTCCATCCTGCTGCCCGCGGGAGTGATCCTGATTGGCGCTGCGGTGGCGCTGTTCTTTGCCAAGCCGCAGCCGGTCCAGGGCTGGGGAACCCAGGGGCAGGACCGGGCGTCAGCGAAGGTGGACGCTGGTCTGGATTCCGCCGGCTGA
- a CDS encoding flavodoxin family protein codes for MEQAGKPGGYSGLKAVFFNGTLKKSPQTSNTDGLIAISRGIMEKQGVSTTVIRTVDHDIASGVYPDMTQHGWATDEWPELYPAVHEADIVVVAGPIWLGDNSSQTKKLIERLYAHSGELNSNGQWAFYPKVGGCLITGNEDGIKHCSMNILYSLQHIGFSIPPQADAGWIGPVGPGPSYLDEGSGGPESDFTNRNTTFMTWNLLHLAKILKNAGGYPAYGNLPNEWKAGTHFDFENPEYR; via the coding sequence ATGGAACAAGCGGGGAAGCCCGGCGGCTACAGCGGCCTCAAGGCCGTCTTCTTCAACGGCACGCTGAAGAAGTCGCCGCAGACATCCAACACGGACGGCCTGATCGCCATCAGCCGCGGCATCATGGAAAAACAGGGTGTCAGCACCACGGTGATCCGCACCGTGGACCACGACATTGCCAGCGGTGTCTACCCTGACATGACCCAGCACGGATGGGCCACCGACGAATGGCCGGAGCTGTATCCCGCGGTCCACGAGGCCGACATCGTGGTGGTGGCTGGGCCCATCTGGCTGGGTGACAACTCGTCCCAGACCAAGAAGCTCATCGAGCGCCTCTACGCCCATTCCGGCGAGCTGAACAGCAATGGGCAGTGGGCGTTCTATCCCAAGGTGGGCGGCTGCCTGATCACCGGCAACGAGGACGGCATCAAGCACTGTTCCATGAACATCCTCTACAGCCTGCAGCACATCGGCTTCAGCATCCCGCCCCAGGCCGACGCCGGCTGGATCGGCCCGGTGGGCCCTGGCCCGAGTTACCTGGATGAAGGCTCCGGCGGCCCCGAAAGTGATTTCACCAACCGCAACACCACCTTCATGACCTGGAACCTGCTGCACCTGGCAAAGATCCTGAAGAATGCGGGCGGCTACCCCGCCTACGGCAACCTGCCCAACGAATGGAAAGCCGGAACCCATTTCGATTTCGAAAACCCGGAATACCGTTAG
- the ygfZ gene encoding CAF17-like 4Fe-4S cluster assembly/insertion protein YgfZ, which produces MTTPSPLLSRPGAVEAGGPDAGVAAHYGEPLREQRALAAGTAVVDLSSRGVATVTGPDRLSWLNTLSSQQVAALKPGESSELLLLSVQGRIDFDARVVDDGGTTWLIVEAAEAAPLAEYLNRMKFMLRVEIADVSADWAVVGSTRAVPEWSGRLAWQDPWPHVSAGGYSYATVSEENHPGLERPWFEYLIPAAELEEAVSGRALAGVLAAEALRVAAWRPRIGAETDDKTIPHELDLLRTAVHLAKGCYKGQETIARVHNLGHPPRRLVFLQLDGSQHTLPAAGSPVMAGERKVGTVTSVAQHYEMGPVALAVIKRSVAADEILTVLDGDEPYPAVQELIVAPDAGQVVGRQTGFLKGPR; this is translated from the coding sequence ATGACTACCCCGAGCCCTTTGCTGTCGCGCCCCGGCGCCGTCGAGGCCGGCGGCCCTGACGCAGGAGTCGCCGCCCACTACGGCGAGCCCCTGCGCGAGCAGCGCGCACTCGCTGCCGGAACCGCCGTCGTCGACCTTTCCTCCCGCGGCGTGGCCACCGTCACCGGGCCCGACCGGCTGAGCTGGCTCAATACCCTGTCCTCCCAACAGGTGGCGGCGCTGAAGCCGGGGGAGTCCAGCGAACTGCTGCTCCTGAGCGTCCAGGGCCGCATCGACTTTGACGCCCGGGTGGTTGACGACGGCGGGACCACCTGGCTGATCGTGGAGGCCGCCGAAGCAGCGCCGCTGGCAGAGTACCTCAATCGGATGAAGTTCATGCTGCGGGTGGAAATCGCAGACGTCTCGGCGGACTGGGCTGTCGTGGGCAGCACCCGGGCCGTGCCGGAATGGTCGGGCCGCCTTGCCTGGCAGGACCCCTGGCCGCACGTGTCAGCCGGCGGATATTCCTACGCCACCGTCTCCGAGGAGAACCATCCTGGCCTTGAGCGCCCATGGTTCGAGTACCTCATCCCGGCAGCGGAGCTGGAGGAAGCCGTTTCCGGGCGTGCGCTGGCCGGTGTGCTCGCCGCCGAAGCCCTGCGCGTCGCCGCGTGGCGGCCCAGGATCGGCGCCGAGACGGATGACAAGACCATCCCGCACGAACTGGACCTGCTGCGCACCGCCGTCCACCTGGCCAAGGGCTGCTACAAAGGGCAGGAAACGATCGCACGCGTCCACAACCTGGGCCACCCGCCCCGCCGGCTGGTGTTCCTGCAGCTGGACGGTTCACAGCACACCCTCCCCGCCGCCGGAAGCCCGGTCATGGCAGGGGAACGGAAAGTCGGGACGGTGACCTCGGTGGCCCAGCACTACGAGATGGGCCCCGTGGCACTGGCAGTCATAAAGCGTTCCGTTGCAGCGGATGAAATACTGACGGTCCTGGACGGCGATGAGCCGTATCCGGCCGTCCAGGAACTCATTGTCGCCCCGGATGCCGGCCAGGTGGTGGGGCGCCAGACCGGATTCCTGAAAGGGCCACGCTGA
- a CDS encoding PspC domain-containing protein: MDKFFSIVRGLGLQRGPERWLGGVCGGIAAKLNVDVAFVRIAFLLFALLPGPAFVFYLLAWVILPDQRNEIVLQTFLDRRSLN; encoded by the coding sequence ATGGATAAGTTCTTCAGCATCGTCAGGGGCCTCGGCCTGCAGCGCGGCCCGGAGCGGTGGCTCGGCGGAGTCTGCGGCGGCATAGCTGCCAAGCTCAATGTGGACGTTGCGTTTGTCCGCATCGCCTTCCTGCTCTTCGCCCTGCTGCCAGGCCCGGCATTCGTCTTCTACCTCCTGGCCTGGGTGATCCTCCCGGACCAGCGGAACGAGATCGTGCTCCAGACGTTCCTGGACCGGCGGTCGCTCAACTGA